A stretch of Phragmites australis chromosome 12, lpPhrAust1.1, whole genome shotgun sequence DNA encodes these proteins:
- the LOC133886927 gene encoding xylanase inhibitor protein 2-like, with translation MAFRRRSPCCLLAALVLSLLTAGLGAGPGDIAVFWGRNKDEGTLREACDTGTYTTIIISFLTVFGHGRYQIDLSGHPLNGVGDDIKHCQSKGALVLLSIGGPSGGGYSLPSSRSAEDLSDYLWNAYLGGSRAGVPRPFGDAALDGVDFFIDQGSGEHYDELARRLYSYNKNYRGRLGVTLTATPRCAYPDQRLEAALATGLFSRIHVRLYGDLRCTWSARESWEKWAAAYPGSRIFVGVVASPEADKDAYMSQKDLYYNVLQFAQKLPNYGGIMLWNRYYDKKTGYLGG, from the coding sequence ATGGCGTTCCGGCGCCGTAGTCCATGCTGCCTCCTAGCCGCTCTCGTTCTCTCCCTGCTGACAGCCGGGCTCGGCGCCGGCCCTGGCGACATCGCCGTCTTCTGGGGCCGGAACAAGGACGAGGGCACCCTGCGCGAGGCCTGCGACACCGGCACGTACAccaccatcatcatctccttcCTCACCGTCTTCGGCCACGGCAGGTACCAGATCGACCTCTCCGGCCACCCGCTGAACGGCGTCGGCGACGACATCAAGCACTGCCAGTCCAAGGGCGCCCTCGTGCTCCTCTCCATCGGCGGACCAAGCGGCGGCGGGtactccctcccctcctcccggTCGGCGGAAGACCTCTCCGACTACCTGTGGAACGCCTACCTCGGCGGCTCCCGCGCGGGCGTGCCGCGCCCGTTCGGCGACGCGGCGCTGGACGGCGTGGACTTCTTCATCGACCAGGGCTCGGGGGAGCACTACGACGAGCTGGCCAGGCGCCTGTACAGCTACAACAAGAACTACCGCGGCAGGCTCGGGGTGACGCTGACGGCGACGCCGCGGTGCGCGTACCCGGAccagcggctggaggcggcgcTGGCGACGGGGCTCTTCTCCCGTATCCACGTCCGGCTGTACGGCGACCTTAGGTGCACGTGGTCGGCGAGGGAGTCGTGGGAGAAGTGGGCGGCCGCGTACCCGGGCAGCCGGATCTTCGTCGGGGTGGTGGCCTCGCCGGAGGCGGACAAAGACGCCTACATGTCCCAGAAGGACCTCTACTACAACGTGCTGCAGTTCGCGCAGAAGCTGCCCAACTACGGAGGCATCATGCTATGGAACAGGTACTACGACAAGAAGACAGGCTATTTGGGCGGCTAA
- the LOC133886933 gene encoding xylanase inhibitor protein 2-like translates to MAFRRRPCCLLALLLLSLLTVGLAAAGPGDIAVFWGRNKDEGTLHEACDTGAYTTVIISFLSVFGHGRYQIDLSGHPLNGVGDDIKHCQSKGILVLLSIGGQGGEYSLPSSQSATDLAEYLWNAYLAGSREGVARPFGDAAVNGVDFFIDQGSTEHYDELARRLYSYNKYYRGGGVTLTATPRCAYPDQRLEAALATGLFNRIHVRLYGDQRCTWSARESWEKWAAAYPGSRIFVGVVASPEADADAYMSPKDLYYGVLQFAQKLPNYGGIMIWNRYYDKKTGYMGG, encoded by the coding sequence ATGGCCTTCCGTCGCCGTCCATGCTGCCTCCTagctcttctcctcctctccctgctGACAGTCGGGCTCGCCGCTGCCGGCCCCGGCGACATCGCCGTCTTCTGGGGCCGGAACAAGGATGAGGGCACCCTGCACGAGGCCTGCGACACCGGCGCGTACACCACCGTCATCATCTCCTTCCTCAGCGTCTTCGGCCACGGTAGGTACCAGATCGACCTCTCCGGCCACCCGCTGAACGGCGTCGGCGACGACATCAAACACTGCCAGTCCAAGGGCATCCTCGTGCTCCTCTCCATCGGCGGGCAAGGCGGCGAGtactccctcccctcctcccagTCCGCGACGGACCTCGCCGAGTACCTGTGGAACGCCTACCTCGCGGGCTCCCGCGAGGGCGTGGCCCGCCCGTTCGGCGACGCGGCGGTGAACGGCGTGGACTTCTTCATCGACCAGGGATCGACGGAGCACTACGACGAGCTGGCCAGGCGCCTATACAGCTACAACAAGTACTACCGCGGCGGGGGGGTGACGCTGACGGCGACGCCGCGGTGCGCGTACCCGGAtcagcggctggaggcggcgcTGGCGACGGGGCTCTTCAACCGCATCCACGTCCGGCTGTACGGCGACCAGAGGTGCACGTGGTCGGCGAGGGAGTCGTGGGAGAAGTGGGCAGCCGCGTACCCGGGCAGCCGGATCTTCGTCGGGGTGGTGGCCTCGCCGGAGGCGGACGCCGACGCCTACATGTCCCCGAAGGACCTCTACTACGGCGTGCTGCAGTTCGCCCAGAAGCTGCCCAACTACGGCGGCATCATGATATGGAACAGGTACTACGACAAGAAGACCGGCTACATGGGCGGCTAA